Below is a window of Cataglyphis hispanica isolate Lineage 1 chromosome 2, ULB_Chis1_1.0, whole genome shotgun sequence DNA.
GAGCCATTATGCCATTTTGTATAGAGATCAGTGTGATACGggctttatattatttctcctaGGTTTCCATGAAATTATCCTCTCAAGGTACGTTCAAAAACATCACCCGTGTGCACACGAGTATCGCCCTATTTTTGTCGaacttttagtaaataacaaagatagaaCGACGTTCAGATGATGTTTCCGAACGCAACCCAACTCTGACGCTCCAACCAATAAACGCGATCCTTGTGAATTCAAATGCCATGCCATGATGAAGAGCAAAAACCGGTAGAGCCAAGTTTTTTCAACGTTCAAATTATGTTTAAGTTTAGAAGTGATacttacacataaaatatagaaactgATATATCATATCAGgacacataaataaaacactattgtatgtatatatatatatatatatatatatgtatatatatatttatatataaatcttcatATGCGCGTGTGAATGCCTTGTAACGCGTACATGCATACCGTATTTTGTCGGTGATTCTCTTTGTTAGGCCGTTCTGCAACTAAACTATATACTTGTATAGTGACAGGTGTGTGACatggatatacatatgttgaaTCGAGAATGCTTCGAGCACTCACGATGAAAATATCTCGGTGATTTCACTTTTCCGCGTACTTCATAGCTAAATAGAAAATCTAGTATCAATTTAACCAATGGATTTTTAGGATAgcaaagaaataattcaaatacttTTTCTTCAGGTAAGTTGCTTTGGAAGTTTATTCTGATCGGAAATTTgtcaaaagaaagagacaataaccaaaaattaacttttctaCATTaacatatatctatttttttagaatgatAACAATTGCAACTTTGTCATTTATGTACTAatgaacattttttaacatttacattaatgtatttccctctttatattatttactattttatttatttatttatttataatacacatactctaagaaataaaatgtacaaatcattaataaaagatttttatacagatttacaaaacaagaatataacattaatagcATTATAATGCAActgaaaattagattaatataaatttatatttataatatttatatcttatatatgtgtatgtatgtatgtatgtatgtatgtatgtgtatatatatatatatatatatatatatatatatatatatatatatatatatatatatatataatttctatgctGCACGTATTAAATGGTATAATAATTGGTATAATAAATTGGTAAATGGTATAATTGTATCTTtagaatataaagataaattaataatcaaaagattatattgatttgattatatattgataaggTATTCTTATAGCATTTACtgtctttattttcttcaaacatttatattttttccaggGTTTTagtaagttattatttttttataactaagttaaatttaaaattaatggcaAAAATTAACTGaggttaaaaattatttaaacaaaaattaactcAGTTaaagttaagttaaaaaattattaactcatTTAAGTTGAAAGTTAATTGTTTATCCATCAATGAATCAACACTTgttgtacaataaattaaatatttgcattacgATCAATCATTTTCATACAACTTCAATattgatgaattattttaacttgtataaaaaaagattataagttaatgtatttaaaaataattagtttaaGTTAAAAGTTAACATGTTtgaaattaagttaaattaaagttaCTACTAAAGCTAAGTTAAGTTAAAAGTTACTACTTCTTAACTTTTACCTATTTAACTAGCTATTACCCAATtctgctttttataaaatagctgtacctaatataatgcatattttgaatattgttaaaacataatatttctttttttataggtATATTTGTTCTCTGAAGACTATCGATAATGTCAGATCTTGTGGGAAACAACAGTCACAGTTCTAATATCACAAACGCTAGCAAAGTGCCAGTTACGCTACCAAAGTCCCAACCAGTACGCCTCTTATATTTATGTGAGAGCGACgaagatgatgatgatgacgaaaGCGAGGAGAAACCCCGCGAATCGGAAGACGAATCAGATTTGGATGGAGCGCCAAACGATTTCGCTGAAGATGCACCATGGGAATCGCGTGCATATGAAGCACCAGACGTTAATCCCTCGATTGTTTCAACAGACGGACTCTCGAGAACTACGTGCATATTGCCAAGGGATGGTTGTCCAAATGcgactaatattttttccatgcaAAAGATAAACTATGCGAGCAATGAGGAAAAATGCAAAGATGATGTAAAATCTGAAGATAATCTGTTAGCTGACGATTcgaataaactaaaaatttgtGACTTCAAACAGGAGAATAATTCACAGAACTATCATAATAGCTTTGTCTCCTCAAAGAGCCAAGCTGATATTGTTCATAACTGTTCGACAGAAGTGGCCTTTCCTTTGTCATCGCTGATACCAGGTAAAGGGGATTACATTGAAAAACCTGAAATGAATAAGAACCTGCAACCGACATTAAATAGTACACGATCGAATCTCGAGAATATTTACATATCCGATTTGTTGAataagaaaaaggagaaacaATCATATAACACATTGgctgataataaaatactgcACAGGAAGAGTGAGCTTATGTTGAATTTAAACAAGGAGGATCAGCGATATAAAGGAATGCTATATGATTTTAACGACCAGgcgaataaagattttaacgaGGAGCCTTGCAGGATGCCAACCATCGTATCGGAATCTGCTAGCTGTATATCTCAAAACTTATCCGGGAATTTAATACAtcctgtacatacatacaactCGCAATACAGCACCTCCAAGTATGAAGCGAACGAAAAGTGTACGCCAGCGAAAAACCCGTGCACACACATGGAATTAAGTACACCCTTATTAAACGAAGTTCAGCGAACATCGTTACCTACTCCAATTAATCGTTTAGTCTTGGAAACTCCGTTGAAACATCTGTCAGTTGGTTCGGTGCATCCGAATCCATGCGCATCGCATAAACAATTGTTTCGGACCCCGCAGAGTAAATTGTCTGATGATTTAAGCAAAAGTCACATTCAAACTCCTTCTACCATATTGTCCAGTTGGTGTTACAATAACACACTATTAGAAGGAAAAAACCTCATTGCAAAGGACCATACACAAATATCTAGAAATACTGTTTGTACGCCTATTGTAGAGAAGCCGGACTCCGCGAGGTTTGTAGAACCATTTTACAATTGTGcgccttgaaaaaaaaaaattatatatatatatatatatttaattagtattatttgtattctatctctgataaaagatatatttaatttataaacacattactgaaataaattttgttgtattAAATGAACTTTTTGttaatttgattgaaaaattcaatttttattgcatttccCATCTCTAGGATACTCAGTGATTCTTTCGAATGGATCTGAATGCAGATTATAGAATCACCGatgataattgatttttctttttttcagagtGAATGCCAAGAACGTGAGACGGCCTTTAGCTGATGCTACGTTAGTATATAGCGATTCTTCGGTAGTTCATCCTTTGGAATCGAAGCCATCCGTTACATTACACGCACGTATTGAAACAAAAACCGTCGCGTCTGAATTACAACAAGAAGACAGAAGCAAGAAATTGGATGCAAAATTGCTGATGCAGACAGAAATGAATTATCATAACGGTAAGCGCATTAATAGCGcgttcaaattaaatataataattaaattattaaatatcttattttgttGTCACGTTAAGTTGTCATTGCATTCAGATCCCAAATTTGTCAAACCTACTGAGGAAACGAAGGACAACAAACAGTTCACCAATATGCCTGACACATTGCTAGCAAGTAGCACAAAGATTGTGCCgagtaaaaatgaaattaaacgaAATATGATAATCGGATCTGATACGGGCCTAAAACATTCCTTGGATTCCTTGCAAATCCTGAATAAGTATAGCGAGGGAGATTACGGGATTGTATCGGAATGCAATCGTTATTCAGTTCGCGAGAAGAAACGCGAAGAGGCTCAACAGATCGTAGATAGAATGACGAACATGCAGTTTACCATACCATCGAGCATTCCTCCCCAACGACAAGGCAAAACATTATATGTGAAAGACAGAGAGTATTTGATCTTGGGTTCTCTTGGTCGTGGAATGAGCGGCGAAGTTCTACGAGTACAGGATATATCTTTCGGCGAGTTACGCGCTATCAAATGCGTCGACTTAAGCAAGATGGACAAAGAATCGGCCCAGGGCTGCTTGGATGAGATTTCCATGTTGCGTAAATTACAGGCGCCCTGTATCGTCAAAATGTTTGACTAGTGAGTGTACATTACTACATTACAGATCTACaaaatatcagatatattCAAAGATAGTAATTATCTCGATTGCGCGATAACGCATTTCTCAGAGGAATTCGACAGATGATAATATTAACGAAATATTAA
It encodes the following:
- the LOC126858706 gene encoding uncharacterized protein LOC126858706 encodes the protein MSDLVGNNSHSSNITNASKVPVTLPKSQPVRLLYLCESDEDDDDDESEEKPRESEDESDLDGAPNDFAEDAPWESRAYEAPDVNPSIVSTDGLSRTTCILPRDGCPNATNIFSMQKINYASNEEKCKDDVKSEDNLLADDSNKLKICDFKQENNSQNYHNSFVSSKSQADIVHNCSTEVAFPLSSLIPGKGDYIEKPEMNKNLQPTLNSTRSNLENIYISDLLNKKKEKQSYNTLADNKILHRKSELMLNLNKEDQRYKGMLYDFNDQANKDFNEEPCRMPTIVSESASCISQNLSGNLIHPVHTYNSQYSTSKYEANEKCTPAKNPCTHMELSTPLLNEVQRTSLPTPINRLVLETPLKHLSVGSVHPNPCASHKQLFRTPQSKLSDDLSKSHIQTPSTILSSWCYNNTLLEGKNLIAKDHTQISRNTVCTPIVEKPDSARVNAKNVRRPLADATLVYSDSSVVHPLESKPSVTLHARIETKTVASELQQEDRSKKLDAKLLMQTEMNYHNDPKFVKPTEETKDNKQFTNMPDTLLASSTKIVPSKNEIKRNMIIGSDTGLKHSLDSLQILNKYSEGDYGIVSECNRYSVREKKREEAQQIVDRMTNMQFTIPSSIPPQRQGKTLYVKDREYLILGSLGRGMSGEVLRVQDISFGELRAIKCVDLSKMDKESAQGCLDEISMLRKLQAPCIVKMFDYEIRGSMVFVVMEMGDTDLSRLLKSMSQEKQISLTMILYYWTEMLTAVRHIHDNGVIHSDLKPGNFLLVRGRLKLIDFGIASSVNSDMTSVLKSNTIGTLNYISPEALMDIGSNTDSPTHNVKYKISFKSDVWSLGCILYSLVYGHTPFQHIRSQWAKVNAITNPKLNILFPATASFLASGKDLQDRERTPPILIDVMRKCLQHDPKARPTVSQLLQVQYVPTTQNVTSITTSANIPANILVKIKQALNEEEWRQLVQVLDTKRHYT